ACCTGAATCTGTCGATCCATCCCTAGATACGCCGGCGAGCGATGATCGGAATCTGCACGACGTGAATATTTTGGGATTACCTGATGATGTAGAGGTTCATCACATTAGCCATGGGGTGCAATGGTTCCGGTTTAAGAACCTCGTGATCAAGCTCGATCCCAAGGTGCAACAAGTCTTAATTGCCGATACCCTCAGTGGCGATCGCCTGCGGGTCGATTTAATCCACTCTAGCCTATTGTTCAAAAACATGGAAATTAAAGGCACAAGCAAGGAACCCCTAACCTTTAACTGTTTTAATGCCAGTTATGAAGGACGCTTAGAACCCGGTAATACTCCCCAATTATTTCTCAAAATTGCCGAGCATGAACTGTGCTTCACATTTTGATTAATGACTGCCTCGATAAAATCAGGAAACACTCAACACAATCGGAGTGTCATCCCTTAAAGAAGGATTGCCAACTCTGGGTAAACAACCATGATCCAACCAAAAACTTTATTCCTGTCCACCTTAGCAGCCGGGTTGATGCTTACTCCACCCGCTCTCAGTCTACCCGAAGCATCGATACTAGCTCAATTTAGTGGCGAAGAACAAACCCGGATTCAAGTCTATCGTCAGGCAAGTCCTGCGGTAGTAACGATTAAAGCGGGACGAGGGTCAGGTTCTGGGAGTATTATCCGCTCCGATGGTTTAGTCTTAACCAATGAGCATGTGGTGTCTGAAGCGAGACGGGGACGGGTGGAGGTGAGAACATCCCAAGGAAATCGCTATCAAGGGTATGTGATTGCTGTCGATCGCCGCAATGATTTAGCTTTAGTTCGTCTTGATACCAACGATAGCTTACCCACCCTTCCGATCGCCGATCGCCAGGGGGTACAAGTGGGTCAACAAGTCTACGCTATTGGTAGTCCCTTTGGTCTGTCCGGAACCATTACCACCGGTATCCTCAGTCGCATCGATCCGGAAAATGGAGACCTACAAACGGATGCAGCCCTGAATCCGGGGAACTCTGGCGGCCCCTTACTCAACTCCCGTGGGGAACTGATTGGGGTCAATAAAGCCATTTTAAGCCGGAATGGAACCAATAGCGGTATCGGCTTTGCTACTAATTCGGCTATTGCCCGTGAGTTTATCGTAGCCAATGGCAATCAACGCGATCCGGGTTTTCCCGACGATCGCCTAGCGCGACGCGATCCGACTTTTCCTGAAGATAACCGCAATAGCGGCGATCGCTTTTCTGACCGTCCCCGTTTAGGCGTAACTGTGGATCAGGACTTAATTGTATTAGAAGTCGAACGGGGGTCTCTAGCCGCAGATATCGGCTTTCGACCCGGCGATCGTCTGTTGGCCATTAATCACCGTCGCTTACGGGGAGTTAACGATCTGATCGGCTTCCTAGAAACCCGTCCCCGTTCCATGCTGCTCACCGTGCGGCGCAATCGCAGAATTGCCGAAGTCTTGATTGAATTTTAGTCATGGGTAATGGGGAATAGGGAATGGGTAATAGGCAATAGGCAATAGGGAATGGGTAATAGGTAATAGGCAATAGGGAATGGGTAATAGGTAATAGGCAATAGGCAATAGGCTATAGCAAACCTAAATGAGTTGTGTAATGGCTGCCCCTCATCCCCCTGCCCCCTTCTCCCGCAGGCGCTGTCCTGCTTGCCCTGAGCGAAGTCGAAGGGAGCGAAGTCGAAGGGAGAAGGGGGTAAAGTCCCTCTCCCAGTGGGAGAGGAATATAGGGAGAGGGCGGTAAAGTCCCTCTCCCACTGGGAGAGGGATATAGGGAGAGGGCATTTCCAATTGCACAACTCATTTAGACTAG
This genomic interval from Roseofilum capinflatum BLCC-M114 contains the following:
- a CDS encoding S1C family serine protease, which encodes MIQPKTLFLSTLAAGLMLTPPALSLPEASILAQFSGEEQTRIQVYRQASPAVVTIKAGRGSGSGSIIRSDGLVLTNEHVVSEARRGRVEVRTSQGNRYQGYVIAVDRRNDLALVRLDTNDSLPTLPIADRQGVQVGQQVYAIGSPFGLSGTITTGILSRIDPENGDLQTDAALNPGNSGGPLLNSRGELIGVNKAILSRNGTNSGIGFATNSAIAREFIVANGNQRDPGFPDDRLARRDPTFPEDNRNSGDRFSDRPRLGVTVDQDLIVLEVERGSLAADIGFRPGDRLLAINHRRLRGVNDLIGFLETRPRSMLLTVRRNRRIAEVLIEF